The Polypterus senegalus isolate Bchr_013 chromosome 1, ASM1683550v1, whole genome shotgun sequence genome includes a window with the following:
- the LOC120514796 gene encoding uncharacterized protein LOC120514796, giving the protein MVDGVNRYATPLLRKKDMPCLQAYQEAVMPSLRSIERRLSKDSTKAAAYNEEIKKLEEAGYVVKLPAETITSSEESWFIPHHLVQHNGKNRVVFNCSFKYHGHSLNEYLLPGPALSPSLLGVLLRFREHPVAVGSDIKGMFHQIRLLPADKPLLRFVWRNLESSISPLIYEWQVLPFGTTCSPCCAIFALQRHVMDNTESGDEIRSLVERNFYVDNYLQSLPSTQRAKQLIDKLRDLLLNGGFDLRQWTSNFPKILEHLPQEARSISTELWLSQDRSDSTESTLGLKWHCSSDTFKYKSHPVQKTTVTMPHIQSTRQSV; this is encoded by the coding sequence ATGGTAGATGGTGTAAACCGCTATGCCACACCACTGTTACGCAAGAAAGATATGCCTTGTCTACAAGCATACCAAGAAGCTGTTATGCCGAGTTTACGAAGCATTGAAAGACGTCTGTCAAAGGACTCTACAAAGGCAGCTGCAtacaatgaagaaattaaaaaattggaGGAGGCTGGATATGTTGTTAAGTTACCAGCAGAAACAATCACCTCCTCTGAAGAATCTTGGTTTATTCCTCACCATCTGGTTCAGCATAATGGTAAGAACCGGGTTGTATTCAATTGCTCCTTTAAATATCATGGACATAGCCTGAATGAATACCTGCTCCCTGGGCCAGCCCTCAGTCCGTCCCTATTAGGAGTGCTCTTACGTTTTAGGGAACATCCTGTAGCAGTAGGTAGCGACATTAAAGGAATGTTTCACCAAATCCGCCTTTTACCTGCAGATAAACCTCTTCTCCGTTTTGTATGGCGTAATTTGGAAAGTAGCATTTCCCCCCTTATCTATGAATGGCAAGTACTTCCCTTTGGCACCACCTGTAGTCCTTGttgtgccatttttgctcttcaaCGACATGTAATGGACAACACTGAATCAGGGGATGAGATCCGATCCTTAGTTGAAAGGAACTTCTATGTAGACAACTATTTGCAGAGTCTACCATCAACCCAGAGGGCAAAGCAACTGATAGACAAACTAAGAGATCTTTTGTTAAATGGTggatttgaccttcgtcaatggACTAGCAATTTTCCCAAGATACTAGAACATCTGCCACAAGAAGCTCGTTCAATCAGTACAGAACTCTGGTTGTCTCAGGATCGATCAGATTCCACAGAATCCACTTTAGGCTTGAAGTGGCATTGTTCCTCAGACACGTTCAAGTACAAGTCTCATCCAGTGCAGAAGACAACGGTTACTATGCCACATATACAGAGTACTCGCCAGTCAGTATGA
- the LOC120514790 gene encoding uncharacterized protein LOC120514790: protein MADLPLARLRLQKPAFFSTGMDCFGPFQVKIGRRCEKRWGIIFKCLTTRCVHLDVLNSIDTDSFLMALRRFIARRGTPYELLSDQGTNFHGGERELRETFSTLSSELQKLLAKQKINFRFNPPGAPHFGGAWEREIRSVKQALYTTIGSQSVSEEVLKTVLIEIEGILNSKPLGYVSSNIADLDPVTPNFLLMGRPDSSLPQVVYPVNELMGRRRWRQSQVLTEQFWSSFVKYYLPSLQARQKWHKEPQNLREGMVVMLVDPQLPRALWLIGRIVRTFPSPDGHVRAVEVKVKDRLYTRPVARLIPLPDIEHQDSDTNKS, encoded by the coding sequence ATGGCAGACCTACCCCTAGCAAGATTGAGGCTTCAAAAGCCTGCCTTTTTCAGCACTGGCATGGACTGCTTTGGACCGTTTCAGGTTAAGATAGGTAGGCGTTGTGAGAAGAGATGGGGCATTATCTTTAAGTGTCTCACTACCCGATGTGTGCATTTGGATGTTCTCAATAGTATTGACACAGATTCCTTCCTAATGGCACTCCGAAGGTTCATAGCTCGAAGGGGCACACCCTACGAGCTACTGTCTGACCAAGGCACAAATTTCCATGGTGGAGAGAGGGAGTTAAGAGAAACATTTTCCACCCTTAGTTCAGAGCTTCAGAAATTGCttgcaaagcaaaaaatcaatttcCGCTTTAACCCACCAGGAGCACCACATTTTGGTGGCGCATGGGAGAGAGAAATTCGGTCTGTGAAGCAGGCCCTTTACACTACAATAGGTTCACAGTCGGTGTCTGAAGAAGTACTTAAAACCGTTCTCATCGAAATAGAGGGAATCTTGAACAGTAAGCCTCTGGGGTATGTGTCATCAAACATTGCCGACTTGGACCCAGTTACACCTAATTTCCTGCTGATGGGGCGGCCTGATAGTTCTCTACCACAGGTTGTCTATCCCGTAAATGAGCTGATGGGGCGGCGGAGATGGAGACAGAGTCAAGTGCTTACTGAACAATTCTGGTCAAGTTTTGTCAAATACTATCTACCCAGTTTACAGGCCAGACAGAAGTGGCATAAGGAGCCTCAAAACCTACGAGAAGGAATGGTGGTCATGCTCGTTGATCCTCAGCTTCCTCGAGCACTTTGGTTAATAGGCCGAATTGTTAGAACCTTCCCCAGCCCAGATGGTCATGTAAGAGCTGTAGAGGTGAAGGTGAAGGATAGACTCTATACTAGGCCTGTTGCTCGTCTTATTCCCCTTCCGGACATTGAACATCAGGACTCTGATACTAATAAATcataa